One segment of Streptomyces sp. NBC_00576 DNA contains the following:
- a CDS encoding VOC family protein: MTDNSMRLDHVVLWVRDPLAAADFYEQAVGMEPLRITEFAAGTVSFPSVRLNEETIFDLAPFSLAERMNMLPGSADSAGRPVNHVCLSLPADSFDALRSRLRERDVPVSDFSYDSYGARGMARRSFYFRDPDSNIFEVRYYA; encoded by the coding sequence ATGACGGACAACTCGATGCGTCTCGACCATGTCGTCCTCTGGGTACGCGATCCGCTCGCCGCTGCCGACTTCTACGAGCAGGCGGTCGGCATGGAGCCATTGAGGATCACCGAATTCGCCGCGGGAACGGTGTCGTTTCCCTCCGTACGCCTCAACGAGGAGACCATCTTCGACCTCGCGCCGTTCTCGCTGGCGGAGCGCATGAACATGCTCCCCGGGTCCGCCGACAGCGCGGGCCGCCCCGTCAACCACGTATGCCTGTCCCTGCCTGCGGACTCCTTCGACGCCCTGCGAAGCCGCCTGCGGGAACGGGACGTACCCGTCTCGGACTTCTCGTACGACTCCTACGGGGCCCGTGGCATGGCGCGGCGCAGTTTCTACTTCCGTGACCCCGACAGCAACATCTTCGAGGTGCGGTACTACGCATGA
- a CDS encoding MFS transporter — MTAVERSVGAPDAGEQRAALRRRVSGVLVASQILGGLGVATGVALASVLAQRISGTESLSGLAPTAMVTGTALASLPLAALMTARGRRPGLVLGYLVGALGAGVVVVSAVIGSFPLLLCGMAGFGAASSANLGARFAAADLAEPHRRARAISNVVWATTIGAVLGPNIAAPAGRSVSGLGIPATAGPFLWAAGIFLVAAVTVAVLLRPDPLLTARALAPAEERSAEGRSLRAGLTAVAASPRARLALVTVAVCHTAMVSVMSMTPVALGHHGASIDLIGLVISGHIAGMYAFSPLMGRLSDRVGRLSGIGLAVGLLACAAFLAGTADGSHGRVALGLFVLGLGWSAGLVSGSALLTDSVPEAARAAAQGLSDLVMNTLAGLGGATAGLVMAQAGYGWLNLGAACLLIPAGALALFTRSGLRRARAAEASGRAEGAER, encoded by the coding sequence ATGACCGCCGTCGAACGGAGTGTCGGCGCGCCCGATGCAGGCGAACAGCGGGCCGCGCTGCGGCGTCGCGTTTCCGGTGTGCTTGTCGCGAGTCAGATTCTCGGCGGCCTCGGAGTGGCGACCGGGGTCGCGCTCGCTTCCGTACTGGCCCAGCGGATCAGCGGCACCGAGTCGCTGTCCGGGCTCGCGCCCACCGCGATGGTCACGGGCACCGCGCTGGCCTCGCTGCCGCTGGCGGCGCTGATGACCGCGCGCGGGCGGCGGCCCGGACTGGTCCTGGGGTATCTCGTCGGTGCCCTCGGGGCGGGTGTCGTCGTGGTCTCGGCAGTCATCGGCAGCTTTCCGCTGCTGCTGTGCGGCATGGCCGGGTTCGGCGCGGCCTCGTCGGCGAATCTTGGGGCGCGGTTCGCGGCCGCCGATCTCGCCGAGCCGCACAGGCGGGCCCGAGCCATCTCGAACGTCGTGTGGGCGACGACGATAGGGGCGGTCCTCGGACCGAACATCGCCGCGCCCGCGGGGCGCAGTGTGTCCGGACTCGGGATACCCGCGACCGCGGGCCCCTTTCTCTGGGCGGCCGGGATCTTCCTGGTGGCGGCGGTGACGGTGGCCGTCCTGTTGCGCCCCGATCCGCTGCTCACGGCCCGTGCACTCGCCCCGGCGGAGGAGCGGTCGGCCGAGGGCCGGTCCCTGCGGGCCGGTCTCACCGCCGTCGCAGCCTCGCCGCGCGCCCGGCTCGCGCTCGTGACGGTGGCCGTGTGCCACACGGCCATGGTCTCGGTCATGTCGATGACCCCGGTCGCGCTCGGGCACCACGGCGCGAGTATCGATCTGATCGGGCTGGTCATCAGTGGCCACATCGCGGGCATGTACGCGTTCTCGCCGCTCATGGGGCGGTTGTCCGACCGGGTCGGGCGGTTGTCCGGCATCGGTCTCGCCGTGGGGCTGCTGGCCTGCGCCGCGTTCCTCGCGGGCACGGCCGACGGCAGTCACGGCCGCGTCGCGTTGGGGCTCTTCGTCCTGGGGCTGGGCTGGTCGGCCGGGCTGGTCTCCGGGTCCGCCCTCCTCACGGACTCCGTGCCCGAGGCGGCGCGCGCTGCCGCCCAGGGGCTTTCCGACCTCGTCATGAACACCTTGGCGGGCCTCGGCGGGGCAACCGCCGGGCTCGTGATGGCCCAGGCCGGCTATGGGTGGCTCAATCTCGGCGCCGCATGCCTGCTGATACCCGCGGGCGCGCTGGCGTTGTTCACACGCAGCGGCCTACGGCGGGCCCGGGCGGCGGAGGCGAGCGGCCGAGCCGAAGGAGCTGAACGGTGA